In Vibrio kanaloae, the genomic stretch GGCTAACTCGGGTATCTAACGGTAAAGTCAGTTCAGCTCTTGATGAACTAATAGAGCGTAGAGTTCCTTTCCAACTGGGTGGCATGTCTGATCCATTTACAAAGTTAGAATCTAGAGAAAAAGTCACATTAGAGTATTTAAAAATTCTAAAAGAGTTTAATTACCCAGTTATTGTAAGTACAAAAAGTGACGAAATAACCCGTGATGAATATTTAGAGGTAGTTTCTGGCTCAAACACTTATGTCAGATTTTCGACGACGATAGTCGATTTTGAACAAAGACATAGAATCGATAGAGGATGTGTAGCAATAGAGGACCTGGCAAAGTCCGCTAAGGTACTGGATAGTGAAGGTATTCCAGTTTGCTTTAGGTTTCAGCCAATAATTCCGGGACATGAGAAGTTCTTCAGTCACGTTCTAGATTTAGCCGCTTCGTCTAGTGTAAAACACATTTCTGCTGAGTATTTAAAGTGCCCTATAGATGCAAACAAAAAGTTTGGCAGTAAGTTAATCGACATATTGGAAGGGAACCCCATTGGTTATTATAAAAAACTTGGCGCATTAAAACAGGGGAGAGAGTACATACTTCCAGCTAGCTATAGAGTGCCTAACTTAACAGAAATAGCAGTTCAAACTAGGTCTAAAGGTATGAGTTTTGGTTTTGCGGATAATGACTTGCTTCTACACTCGGATGGCAATGCATGCTGTGCTGCTTCAAACTTGTATTTAGAAAATGCTAATTATTTCACGGCTAACATCGTCTCATTAGCAAAATCAAAGTCTATAGGCGAAAAGTTATATTTTAAAGATTACCTATCTGGATGGGTCCCCAATAGTGCGATATCTACCTATCTGAATTCAAAGGCTCGACTTTCCATTATAGACACAGCCCAACCCGAATGGTTGAGCTATCTCCGAGAGATGTGGGCTGGAAAGTTAGGTGTTTACAATCCCGAGTATTTCGATGGTATTGAAAAAACAAATGAAGTGGATAACTATGATTTACCTGTTTTTGTTAGAACGGTTTCAAAATACTCTGATATACGTGATCTGAATAGTCAATATATTCAGTCGACTTCGAAATCATACAATATCTTGAATAAAAGAAAGCAGTTAAGTGAAGTGTCATTTCTTTAGATCGTTATGTAATACATGGCTCTATCATCGGGCTTTTTTGTACCCTTGAAGAGTGAGTCTCATTATTTCTTATTATGCCAAAGACCTATATTTGTTTTTACTCTAACTTGTTTCTTCCCCTTGACGTGCTGGCGATTATAAGAGAACAACCCTCAGCAGACTTTTTACTATAGATAATCTAATGAATTGGATAAAAGCCAGACTCGACCCATTCACCATTAGAAAGAGCCAAAAGAGGGATAATTCCTTCTTTCCACAAGTTATTGCCTACATTGATGTCAGTATGTGCATTATCTGACTGATTGCATTGATAAAAGGTGCTAGTGTTATCTGCAACAAAAGCGTGATAAGAGGAAAAACTCCATTTTTAATCAAGGAAACTTCCTTCTTAATAAGCTGTTAGAGCTACATAAACTATATCGGCATGGAATTATGAATGAGTAGTCGAATCGAGAATCAACAAATAAGTGAAACGATACCAGTTCATGGATTGATATCTGGAGCTAGCATAGGAACTTGGCAGGCAGACTATCCATTGACAGCTTTAGATTTCGAGCATATCAAAAATGGTAAACCGGT encodes the following:
- a CDS encoding radical SAM family protein, whose protein sequence is MKSYKYYAGLTSQVGFCATPLRLDPYNRCQFSCEYCFASTRQGFGRRGELKIGNPSSLLDRLTRVSNGKVSSALDELIERRVPFQLGGMSDPFTKLESREKVTLEYLKILKEFNYPVIVSTKSDEITRDEYLEVVSGSNTYVRFSTTIVDFEQRHRIDRGCVAIEDLAKSAKVLDSEGIPVCFRFQPIIPGHEKFFSHVLDLAASSSVKHISAEYLKCPIDANKKFGSKLIDILEGNPIGYYKKLGALKQGREYILPASYRVPNLTEIAVQTRSKGMSFGFADNDLLLHSDGNACCAASNLYLENANYFTANIVSLAKSKSIGEKLYFKDYLSGWVPNSAISTYLNSKARLSIIDTAQPEWLSYLREMWAGKLGVYNPEYFDGIEKTNEVDNYDLPVFVRTVSKYSDIRDLNSQYIQSTSKSYNILNKRKQLSEVSFL